One genomic segment of Pedobacter endophyticus includes these proteins:
- the mnmG gene encoding tRNA uridine-5-carboxymethylaminomethyl(34) synthesis enzyme MnmG: MFSKYDLIVVGAGHAGCEAAAAAANLGSSVLLITMNMGTIAQMSCNPAMGGVAKGQIVREVDAMGGYSGIISDKSTIQFRMLNKSKGPAMWSPRAQIDRMRFAEEWRLALERTQNLDIWQDSVVGLLVKDNTVYGVKTSLGIEIESKAVVLTNGTFLNGVMHIGEKKFGGGRTAERASTGITEQLVELGMEAGRMKTGTPPRVDGRSLDYSKMEEQWGDENPGKFSFTDTEVSTDQRCCWITYTNGDVHETLKEGFEKSPMFTGRIKGLGPRYCPSIEDKINRFAERDRHQIFVEPEGWNTCEIYVNGFSTSLPEDVQFKALRLIPGFENAKMFRPGYAIEYDFFPPTQLSLTLETKLISNLFLAGQINGTTGYEEAACQGFMAGINAHQKINEKHELIMKRSDSYIGVLIDDLVTKGTEEPYRMFTSRAEHRLLLRQDNADIRLSPIGHELGLISDERLEKVNQKIASADALVKFTKSQGIEMADANPMLESLGSSPLNQNVKIHSLVGRPHVGLPDLIRVSKPLAEATKELDNETIEQAEIKIKYESYFEKENEIVAKMLKMEDKEIKPDFDYNKIVSISKEAREKLFKIKPRTLGQASRISGVSPSDISVLMVYINK; encoded by the coding sequence ATGTTTTCAAAATACGATTTGATTGTAGTTGGTGCAGGCCATGCAGGGTGCGAAGCAGCAGCAGCGGCTGCCAACTTAGGATCATCTGTTTTACTAATAACAATGAACATGGGCACAATTGCCCAAATGAGTTGTAACCCTGCAATGGGTGGTGTAGCGAAGGGACAAATTGTTCGAGAGGTGGACGCTATGGGTGGTTATTCAGGTATTATTTCTGATAAATCGACTATCCAGTTCCGCATGTTGAATAAGTCCAAAGGCCCTGCAATGTGGAGCCCGCGTGCACAGATCGATCGAATGCGATTTGCTGAAGAGTGGCGCCTGGCATTAGAACGTACCCAAAACCTCGACATCTGGCAAGACAGCGTAGTCGGCCTGTTGGTAAAAGATAATACCGTTTACGGTGTAAAGACTTCGCTCGGCATTGAAATAGAAAGTAAAGCGGTGGTGCTTACTAATGGAACTTTCTTGAACGGCGTAATGCACATTGGCGAGAAGAAGTTTGGAGGAGGTAGAACCGCCGAACGTGCTTCGACTGGCATTACCGAACAATTAGTAGAATTGGGTATGGAAGCTGGCCGAATGAAAACGGGTACTCCTCCCCGCGTCGACGGAAGAAGTTTGGATTATAGTAAGATGGAGGAGCAGTGGGGAGACGAAAATCCTGGCAAATTTTCATTCACCGATACGGAGGTCTCTACTGATCAACGGTGCTGCTGGATTACGTATACCAATGGAGATGTACATGAGACTTTGAAAGAAGGTTTCGAAAAATCACCTATGTTTACGGGACGAATAAAAGGTTTAGGCCCCCGATACTGCCCTTCAATTGAAGATAAAATTAATCGGTTTGCAGAACGAGATAGGCACCAGATATTTGTTGAACCCGAGGGATGGAACACCTGCGAAATTTATGTAAACGGATTTTCTACCTCGCTTCCGGAAGATGTTCAGTTTAAAGCGTTACGCCTGATACCGGGATTTGAAAATGCAAAAATGTTCCGCCCTGGTTATGCCATTGAATACGATTTTTTTCCACCAACCCAATTGTCATTAACACTCGAAACGAAGTTGATCAGCAATCTATTTTTAGCGGGTCAGATCAATGGAACTACCGGTTATGAAGAAGCGGCCTGTCAGGGATTTATGGCTGGAATAAATGCGCATCAAAAAATAAATGAAAAACATGAGTTGATCATGAAAAGATCAGACAGTTATATTGGCGTGTTGATTGATGATTTAGTAACCAAAGGAACTGAAGAACCATATCGCATGTTCACTTCACGTGCCGAACATCGCTTGCTCTTGAGACAAGATAATGCTGATATTCGCCTCTCTCCTATTGGCCATGAATTGGGCTTAATTTCAGATGAGCGTTTAGAAAAAGTAAATCAAAAGATTGCAAGTGCAGATGCCTTAGTTAAATTTACCAAAAGCCAAGGGATTGAAATGGCCGATGCAAACCCGATGTTGGAAAGCTTAGGTTCGAGTCCATTAAACCAAAATGTAAAAATCCATAGTTTGGTTGGTCGACCACATGTTGGCTTACCCGATCTTATTAGAGTAAGCAAGCCGCTTGCCGAAGCAACTAAAGAACTGGATAACGAAACCATCGAGCAAGCCGAAATCAAGATTAAGTATGAAAGTTATTTTGAAAAAGAAAATGAGATTGTTGCAAAAATGTTGAAGATGGAAGACAAGGAAATCAAACCCGATTTTGACTATAACAAAATTGTTTCCATTTCAAAAGAAGCCCGTGAAAAATTATTTAAGATCAAACCACGTACATTAGGCCAAGCATCTCGAATTTCGGGCGTTTCACCATCCGATATCTCGGTTTTAATGGTATATATTAATAAATAA
- a CDS encoding gamma carbonic anhydrase family protein, protein MPLILPVKDKYPAIGKDGFIAENATIVGDVTMGDNCSVWFNAVIRGDVNAITIGNESNIQDGAVIHATYLKASTHIGNRVSVGHNAIVHGCTVHDNVLIGMGAIVMDHAIIEEYCIIAAGSVVLENTVCETGYLYAGTPAKKIKPITEEQRALLNKLPDNYVMYSGWFKAPNP, encoded by the coding sequence ATGCCTTTAATACTTCCAGTAAAAGATAAATATCCAGCTATAGGAAAAGATGGTTTCATAGCAGAAAACGCTACAATTGTGGGCGATGTAACGATGGGCGATAATTGTTCGGTTTGGTTTAATGCGGTGATTAGGGGCGATGTAAACGCCATTACCATCGGCAACGAATCGAACATACAGGATGGAGCAGTAATTCACGCTACTTATTTAAAGGCGTCTACCCACATCGGAAATCGTGTGTCGGTTGGGCATAATGCTATTGTTCATGGCTGTACTGTACACGATAACGTTCTTATCGGTATGGGAGCAATTGTAATGGATCATGCTATAATTGAGGAATATTGTATTATTGCCGCAGGATCGGTTGTTTTAGAGAACACAGTCTGCGAAACCGGTTATCTCTACGCCGGAACACCAGCAAAAAAGATTAAACCTATTACCGAGGAGCAAAGGGCTTTGTTGAATAAGTTGCCTGATAACTATGTGATGTATAGTGGCTGGTTTAAGGCGCCAAACCCATAA
- the ybeY gene encoding rRNA maturation RNase YbeY, protein MQKPHMPAISFFTESVKYNLPQKLKVKKWIKATIEKEGFELKELNFIFCSDEYLLGINQQYLNHDTYTDIITFDNSDEEKEIVSDIFISIERVNENAKTFGTNEFDEVCRIMVHGTLHLLGYKDKGKAAKTLMTQKEDEYLAYRSEAGLI, encoded by the coding sequence ATGCAAAAACCCCACATGCCTGCAATTTCTTTTTTTACAGAATCAGTTAAATATAATCTTCCTCAAAAGCTCAAAGTAAAAAAGTGGATTAAAGCAACAATCGAGAAAGAAGGCTTTGAGCTAAAAGAACTTAATTTTATCTTTTGTAGCGATGAATATTTGTTGGGCATTAACCAGCAATACCTAAACCATGATACCTATACCGATATCATTACTTTCGATAACTCAGATGAAGAAAAAGAAATCGTAAGTGACATTTTTATCAGTATCGAACGGGTTAACGAAAACGCGAAAACCTTCGGGACAAACGAATTCGATGAGGTTTGCCGAATTATGGTGCACGGAACCTTGCACCTGCTCGGCTACAAAGACAAAGGCAAAGCGGCAAAAACGTTAATGACACAGAAAGAGGACGAATACCTGGCGTATAGAAGCGAAGCGGGACTGATTTAA
- a CDS encoding Ig-like domain-containing domain, which produces MPNLKAQYFNLKNLAMLTASLLFFGCASIQSPQGGPKDTEPPKILKMTPENLTRNFNAKKIVIEFDEYFNIKDEFKEFSISPDQETPPILKKRQKRLEITIQDSLEKNTTYTLNFGKAIADVNESNVVKNLSYVFSTGPEIDSLSIAGKVSSSLTGELEKEVTVFILPVERDTLFGKKRPSIYTTTDSAGNYKLNNLREGKYKIYALKENTGGGDKIYQQISDEIGFLKDTIVLKGNLDNINLQTFKELAPTFRVMDRKLNSDGSILLTFNQQLKQPKLTVMEPTAVDVGKYVHFNKRNDTARIWLNDLTFDSAKVAIQDEGKVLETVAFTRAKRDTYQRDLTISDNVNGGKLNPYQRYTLTFPFPVTAADASKIVLLEDSVKRTNFQLLKDSVDFLKYYVTYPWRTKRTYDIKFAAGAFTAIFNTKNKDVTKRFTLDGTDNYGTLLLKVNVPDTSKNYILEFIDEKKNPIQSFSFNKNGNIVFSKYPAGKYFARIIYDENGNGIWDTGNVKAGTQPEKIWYSTDDMSLKANWDREMSITIPPPPKD; this is translated from the coding sequence ATGCCAAATTTAAAAGCTCAGTATTTTAACCTTAAAAATCTAGCGATGCTAACCGCCTCGCTCCTATTTTTTGGTTGTGCAAGTATTCAAAGTCCGCAAGGTGGCCCGAAAGATACTGAGCCGCCAAAGATTTTAAAAATGACGCCAGAAAATTTGACGAGAAATTTTAACGCAAAAAAAATCGTGATCGAGTTTGATGAGTACTTTAATATTAAAGATGAGTTTAAGGAGTTTTCCATTTCGCCCGATCAGGAAACTCCGCCGATTTTAAAGAAGCGGCAAAAGCGTTTAGAAATTACCATTCAAGATTCGCTTGAAAAAAATACAACTTATACGCTCAACTTCGGAAAGGCAATTGCCGATGTGAATGAAAGCAATGTGGTGAAAAATCTTTCATACGTGTTTTCTACAGGACCGGAAATCGATTCATTATCAATTGCCGGAAAAGTCAGCAGTTCTCTTACAGGCGAACTGGAGAAAGAGGTGACGGTATTTATTCTGCCAGTAGAGAGAGATACGCTTTTTGGTAAAAAAAGACCATCCATTTATACAACTACGGATAGCGCCGGAAACTACAAACTAAACAATTTGCGGGAAGGAAAATATAAAATTTATGCGCTGAAAGAGAATACCGGAGGCGGTGATAAGATTTATCAGCAAATATCAGATGAAATTGGCTTTTTGAAAGACACCATTGTTCTGAAAGGCAATTTAGATAATATTAATTTACAAACCTTTAAAGAGCTCGCTCCAACCTTTAGGGTGATGGATAGGAAATTAAACTCAGATGGAAGCATTCTCCTTACCTTTAACCAACAGTTAAAGCAGCCTAAGCTAACCGTAATGGAACCTACTGCCGTTGATGTTGGCAAGTACGTTCACTTTAACAAAAGGAACGACACAGCGAGAATTTGGCTAAATGACTTAACTTTCGATTCGGCTAAGGTGGCCATTCAAGATGAAGGAAAGGTTTTAGAAACCGTTGCATTTACCCGGGCGAAGCGAGATACTTATCAACGCGATTTAACTATTAGCGATAATGTAAATGGCGGTAAACTGAATCCTTATCAGCGCTATACGCTAACTTTTCCATTTCCGGTTACGGCCGCAGATGCCTCAAAAATTGTTTTGCTGGAAGATTCGGTTAAGCGAACCAATTTCCAATTGCTAAAAGACAGCGTAGATTTTCTAAAATACTATGTTACCTATCCCTGGCGAACAAAAAGAACTTATGATATTAAGTTCGCTGCAGGCGCATTTACCGCAATTTTTAATACCAAAAACAAGGATGTTACGAAGCGCTTTACTTTAGATGGAACGGACAATTATGGAACGCTCCTGTTAAAAGTGAACGTTCCTGATACTTCTAAAAACTACATACTGGAATTTATCGACGAGAAGAAAAATCCAATTCAATCATTCAGTTTTAATAAAAACGGAAATATTGTTTTCTCTAAATATCCGGCTGGTAAATACTTTGCGAGAATCATTTACGATGAAAATGGCAATGGCATTTGGGATACCGGAAATGTAAAAGCGGGCACACAACCCGAAAAAATATGGTATTCTACAGATGATATGTCGTTAAAGGCCAATTGGGACAGGGAAATGAGTATCACGATACCGCCACCTCCAAAGGATTAA
- a CDS encoding ABC-F family ATP-binding cassette domain-containing protein, which yields MSTLIAAEGLGHGYHDEWLFKNLTLGINSGQRVALVGINGAGKSTLLKLLAERFPPLEGKIVKNKAVKIGFLDQEPQFNEGYSISDFIFSLENKQQQLIKEYEELIENPNPDEKALNRLYEELSEHNAWEYEHEIKTILNRMGITHLQQKISTLSGGQRKRLALAKLLIEDPEILVLDEPTNHLDIDTIEWLEKLLTTGQKTILLVTHDRYFLDNVCNTIVELDRGKIFNYNGNYAYFLEKKAEREALDSTVLHKNQQLLKKELEWMRRMPQARATKSQARIDAFYDLEEKTKKKSDNQSVTLKMKMSRQGGKIIELEHVAKAFDGRNIINDFSYTFKKGDRIGLAGKNGTGKSTLLNIITSQLSPDAGKVDTGETTVFGYYKQGGLAFDPKERVIDIVKSDAEYIKMADGSVITASALLTLFLFPPKKQHGMVEKLSGGEKKRLNLMKVLMQNPNFLILDEPTNDLDIDTLNVLEEFLENFPGILMLVSHDRYLLDKMSDQLFIMEGDGVVKIYNGNYSEYRLSLDQPKVKVESKKTNSTTPPTEVPKSAKKLTFKEQQELAESEKGITETENKIDLLTQQLLKIDAADYKKIQEVSEEIDQLKLKLDDFTLRWLELSEQ from the coding sequence TTGAGCACATTAATTGCGGCAGAGGGCTTGGGCCATGGATATCATGACGAATGGCTATTTAAAAATTTGACCCTGGGAATTAACTCCGGGCAGCGAGTAGCGTTGGTAGGAATCAACGGAGCCGGGAAGAGTACGCTTTTGAAGTTACTTGCCGAGCGATTCCCTCCCCTGGAAGGAAAAATTGTTAAAAATAAAGCGGTTAAAATCGGTTTTCTCGATCAGGAACCTCAATTCAATGAAGGCTATTCAATTAGCGATTTTATTTTCTCATTGGAGAACAAACAGCAGCAGCTGATAAAGGAATATGAGGAATTAATCGAAAACCCCAACCCAGATGAAAAAGCGCTCAACCGGTTGTACGAAGAATTGAGCGAACACAATGCGTGGGAATATGAGCATGAGATAAAGACTATTCTGAACAGAATGGGCATTACTCATCTTCAACAAAAAATATCAACGCTTTCGGGTGGCCAACGCAAGCGCCTTGCATTGGCAAAGCTATTAATCGAAGATCCTGAGATTTTAGTATTGGATGAGCCAACCAACCATTTAGACATTGATACTATTGAATGGCTGGAAAAGCTTTTGACTACTGGACAGAAAACGATTTTGTTGGTAACGCATGATCGGTATTTCTTAGATAACGTTTGCAATACAATAGTTGAGCTAGATCGGGGAAAGATTTTTAATTATAACGGCAATTATGCTTACTTTCTGGAGAAGAAAGCCGAACGCGAAGCGCTGGATTCAACTGTCTTACACAAGAACCAACAGCTACTAAAGAAAGAATTAGAGTGGATGAGGCGCATGCCACAGGCTCGTGCAACAAAATCGCAGGCCAGAATAGATGCATTTTACGACTTAGAGGAAAAAACAAAGAAGAAATCTGACAATCAGAGTGTTACGCTTAAAATGAAGATGTCGAGGCAGGGCGGGAAGATAATTGAGTTGGAACACGTCGCTAAAGCATTTGATGGCCGTAATATTATTAACGATTTCAGTTATACCTTTAAAAAAGGTGATAGAATTGGTCTTGCAGGAAAAAATGGAACCGGTAAATCGACACTATTGAACATCATCACCAGCCAGCTCTCACCTGATGCGGGTAAAGTTGATACCGGAGAAACTACCGTTTTTGGTTATTATAAACAAGGCGGTTTGGCTTTTGATCCGAAAGAACGTGTGATCGATATTGTCAAGTCTGACGCAGAATATATTAAAATGGCCGATGGATCTGTGATCACTGCCTCTGCCCTGCTTACCTTGTTTTTGTTTCCACCGAAGAAACAACATGGCATGGTAGAAAAACTAAGCGGCGGTGAGAAGAAGCGTTTGAACTTAATGAAAGTGCTAATGCAGAACCCCAACTTCTTAATTTTGGATGAGCCCACTAACGATTTAGATATTGATACCCTTAATGTATTGGAAGAGTTTTTAGAGAACTTCCCCGGCATATTAATGCTCGTTTCACACGATAGATATTTGTTGGACAAAATGAGTGATCAACTATTTATTATGGAAGGCGACGGTGTTGTTAAAATTTACAACGGTAATTATTCAGAATATCGCTTGAGCTTAGATCAGCCTAAAGTGAAAGTTGAAAGCAAAAAGACAAACTCAACTACTCCCCCGACTGAAGTCCCTAAGAGCGCTAAAAAACTTACTTTTAAAGAACAGCAAGAATTAGCAGAAAGCGAAAAAGGGATTACCGAAACGGAGAACAAAATTGATTTATTAACGCAACAACTGTTAAAGATAGATGCGGCCGACTATAAGAAAATTCAAGAAGTTTCAGAAGAGATCGATCAGCTTAAACTTAAGTTAGATGATTTCACATTAAGATGGTTGGAACTGTCGGAACAGTAA
- a CDS encoding DUF4175 family protein: MVSNNYSDLLSKIDEFIRKFYLNKILRGSIYAAAILVALYLIVFLGFYYLNPSAGFKTFVFFGYLVVGALLIGFLVIKPLLSMLKLGEHLSFDEASVIIGNHFTDIKDKLLNTLQLHQLAQDGPEHNQLILASIDQKILALKPIPFNTAVSINDNRKYLKYLIGPLSIILLIGLIAPAILREGTYSFLKYDEYIAPKAPFSFIILNKHLTAIQGDDLTINLKLEGNQFPAEMYVEDGKNTYKLEKEAISRFNYRIKNIQGNKKLIFKGGGFNSSAFAITVKPRPELLDATATLTYPAYLGKPHETISNVGDMLLPEGTRVAWSFKTQQSSALLFVLNGTENVLKVDGNQSKFNATIKNNSKYSISPKNDFVALKDSLSHQITVIKDQSPAIQVEEKQDSISTKAVYFTGQVTDDYGFSRLSFKYNIKENNKILARVSKNIAIKANATENTFFYFWDLKTAPAKPGQEIEYYFEVADNDGVNGAKVTRSEIKTFKQPTKAETAEQVNASNNALKQKMQSAIRLANTIEKESKKVAESLIDKKQISFEDKKQIEALLDKQKQLEDAVKEIKEQNDKNIQQQEDQKQTDELLEKQKQIKDLFDNVLDEKTKELLQKLQNLMNERNKDQTQNELSKMQLDNKTLKNELDRILELYKQLEFEQNLQNNIDRLDELAKEQKQLGKESLEKKRDNESLKQKQDALNKEMNDLKEDLKKLEEKNQTLEKPNPFENPEKEVSDIQKEQQSSKDALDKKDAKGASEKQQKAGEKMEQLSKKMSEMQQQGEEMENNLNAKELRKLLENLLTTSFDQEKVMLALKRVSVTDPSYTTNVQKQRSIKDNLKTIADSLYALSKRVPQIESTVNEEMNKINFNLDKSLESLGDRRTPEANRYQQFTMTSINNLSLMLSEALNQLQNMQKNAKSGSGKKQKTGMKQLSQMQEQLNKNMQKAREQMQKSGGNQGKVGKGQMSEEFGKMAQQQQMIRQALEKINREENKDGSGKMGNLNEAIKEMKQTESDLVNKRLQQETLNRQKELLTKLLEAEKAERDQEEDSKRESKSAKQFPPSYQKMLDDFKKQQQNGSDMLQKVPAGLNYYYKNKVAEYLKALNGGS, from the coding sequence ATGGTGAGCAATAACTACAGCGATTTATTAAGCAAGATTGATGAGTTTATCCGTAAATTTTATTTAAACAAAATTTTGCGGGGAAGCATTTATGCTGCAGCAATATTAGTAGCCCTGTATTTAATTGTCTTTCTCGGCTTCTACTACCTTAATCCCTCGGCCGGCTTTAAAACATTCGTTTTCTTTGGTTATTTGGTGGTGGGAGCACTTTTGATTGGCTTTTTGGTGATCAAACCCTTATTGTCGATGTTAAAACTGGGCGAACATTTGTCGTTCGATGAAGCATCGGTTATCATCGGAAATCACTTTACCGATATTAAGGATAAACTGCTAAACACTTTGCAACTTCATCAGCTTGCACAAGATGGCCCTGAGCATAACCAACTGATTTTGGCCAGCATCGATCAGAAAATTTTGGCGCTGAAACCAATTCCATTCAACACGGCGGTTAGCATAAACGACAACAGAAAGTATTTGAAATACCTGATTGGCCCATTGTCTATCATTTTGTTAATTGGACTAATCGCCCCTGCAATTTTACGCGAAGGAACATATAGCTTTCTGAAATATGACGAATACATTGCCCCAAAAGCGCCGTTTAGTTTTATCATTTTAAATAAGCACTTAACGGCAATTCAAGGCGATGATTTAACCATCAACCTGAAATTGGAAGGCAATCAGTTTCCTGCCGAAATGTATGTTGAGGATGGAAAAAACACGTATAAACTCGAGAAGGAAGCCATTAGCAGGTTCAATTATCGCATTAAGAATATACAGGGAAATAAAAAGCTGATTTTTAAGGGTGGCGGCTTCAACTCTTCTGCTTTCGCAATCACCGTTAAACCCCGCCCCGAATTGTTAGATGCAACTGCAACGCTTACTTACCCCGCCTACCTGGGCAAGCCACACGAAACAATTTCGAACGTGGGCGATATGCTCTTGCCCGAAGGTACCCGCGTGGCCTGGAGTTTTAAGACGCAACAAAGCAGCGCACTTTTATTTGTGCTAAACGGAACCGAAAACGTTCTAAAAGTCGATGGAAACCAATCTAAGTTCAATGCAACAATTAAAAACAATTCGAAATACAGCATCAGTCCGAAAAATGATTTTGTAGCCTTGAAAGATTCGCTTTCGCACCAGATCACGGTGATTAAAGATCAATCGCCCGCAATTCAGGTCGAAGAAAAACAAGATTCAATAAGCACAAAAGCAGTGTATTTTACTGGTCAGGTAACTGACGATTATGGCTTTAGCAGGCTCAGTTTTAAATACAATATCAAAGAGAACAATAAAATTTTAGCTAGGGTAAGCAAAAACATCGCCATTAAGGCAAATGCTACCGAAAACACCTTTTTCTATTTCTGGGATTTGAAAACAGCACCCGCGAAGCCGGGACAAGAAATTGAATATTATTTTGAGGTTGCCGATAACGACGGTGTAAATGGCGCAAAGGTTACCCGTTCGGAGATAAAGACATTTAAACAGCCCACAAAGGCTGAAACCGCCGAGCAGGTTAATGCCAGTAACAACGCACTTAAACAGAAGATGCAATCGGCCATTCGCCTGGCAAACACCATCGAAAAGGAAAGTAAAAAAGTAGCCGAAAGCCTGATCGATAAGAAACAAATTTCGTTTGAAGATAAAAAGCAAATTGAAGCGCTATTAGACAAACAAAAGCAGTTAGAGGACGCGGTTAAAGAAATTAAGGAGCAGAACGACAAAAATATTCAGCAGCAGGAAGACCAAAAGCAAACGGACGAACTTTTAGAGAAACAAAAGCAGATTAAAGACCTGTTTGACAACGTGCTTGACGAGAAAACCAAGGAACTTTTGCAGAAGTTGCAGAACCTGATGAACGAGCGCAACAAAGACCAAACGCAGAATGAACTTTCGAAAATGCAATTGGATAATAAAACGCTCAAAAATGAACTTGACCGCATTTTAGAACTGTATAAACAACTGGAGTTTGAACAGAATCTTCAGAATAATATCGACCGTTTAGATGAATTGGCGAAGGAACAAAAGCAGCTTGGCAAAGAATCGTTAGAGAAGAAAAGGGACAACGAGTCGCTGAAACAAAAGCAAGACGCCTTGAACAAGGAAATGAACGATTTGAAAGAAGATTTAAAAAAGCTTGAGGAAAAAAACCAAACGCTCGAAAAGCCAAACCCTTTTGAAAACCCCGAGAAAGAGGTGAGCGATATTCAAAAAGAACAGCAAAGCAGTAAGGATGCGCTGGATAAAAAAGATGCTAAAGGTGCGAGCGAGAAGCAACAAAAAGCGGGGGAAAAGATGGAACAACTCTCGAAAAAAATGAGCGAAATGCAGCAGCAGGGTGAAGAAATGGAGAATAACCTGAATGCGAAAGAGCTGCGCAAATTGCTCGAAAACTTGTTAACTACCTCCTTCGATCAGGAAAAAGTGATGTTGGCCCTTAAAAGGGTAAGCGTTACAGATCCATCGTACACTACAAACGTTCAGAAACAACGAAGCATAAAAGACAACCTGAAAACGATTGCTGATAGTCTGTATGCCTTAAGTAAACGTGTGCCACAAATCGAATCGACGGTTAATGAAGAAATGAATAAGATCAACTTCAACCTTGATAAGAGTTTGGAAAGCCTCGGCGACCGCAGGACGCCTGAAGCAAATCGGTATCAGCAGTTTACAATGACATCGATAAACAACCTGAGTTTGATGTTGAGCGAAGCGCTGAACCAATTGCAGAACATGCAAAAAAATGCCAAATCGGGAAGCGGAAAGAAGCAAAAAACAGGCATGAAACAGCTTTCTCAAATGCAGGAGCAACTGAACAAAAATATGCAAAAAGCCCGCGAACAAATGCAAAAGTCAGGCGGCAATCAGGGTAAAGTGGGCAAAGGACAAATGAGCGAAGAATTTGGTAAAATGGCGCAGCAACAGCAAATGATTCGTCAGGCATTGGAGAAAATCAATCGTGAAGAAAATAAAGATGGATCTGGGAAGATGGGCAATTTAAACGAGGCCATCAAAGAGATGAAGCAGACGGAAAGCGATTTGGTAAATAAACGTTTGCAGCAAGAAACCTTAAACAGACAGAAAGAACTTTTGACGAAGCTTTTAGAAGCAGAAAAAGCAGAGCGTGACCAAGAGGAAGACTCAAAACGCGAAAGTAAATCGGCGAAACAGTTTCCACCATCGTATCAAAAAATGCTCGACGATTTTAAGAAACAGCAGCAAAATGGAAGCGATATGCTCCAAAAAGTCCCTGCTGGCCTAAATTATTACTACAAAAACAAAGTTGCCGAATATTTAAAGGCATTGAACGGTGGAAGTTAA